A stretch of the Bombyx mori chromosome 12, ASM3026992v2 genome encodes the following:
- the LOC134199905 gene encoding nematocyst expressed protein 3-like translates to MRSALASDSGIISPTKPSAGKKRGRRKTALPISDDSCASSSGTEVPEKTMAIEEVTPVVPGPATSEDAMPAPQWVPVRRRGAVSPATSVESMSTSAASLASGDETFRDLDLALVNLGKLLSTVAAKGAEPGSSYRKRLREAAAMVRTRLIPTMSKLYDLVESREVESKDLVAHCDSRESRISGDTPALRGGTPLLPRPPLARSGPPAGAMDIDVHLRSAVSVTAQMPEPNRVAPVPLAHSPALSRPPRRVELRPAPPPRISAAPASTRRGRLSPAPARAEDIRSPLARMVDEWPALPPPLSPSRAAGLQARGPHNTAAGMVEVDSLPSREEMVACISRAVAVEVGKHFAGLEEMLRSSIGSGDCIPAPTAAATPRSQAARPTSIPTPSARLARRRGRDQNNKGTGAQNPAPKSQPRPLPAPPSSMDEGWTEVVKRGKKARQQTAALAAPRGGRAPTAAARSTELAAVAAPRENRALAARKKNELASVGKERAFRVSLK, encoded by the coding sequence atgcgctctgcgctcgccagcgactcGGGTATAATCAGTCCCACCAAACCATCGGCGGGGAAAAAGAGGGGGAGAAGAAAGACGGCATTACCAATTTCCGATGACAGCTGCGCGTCATCCTCCGGCACtgaggtgccggaaaagacgatgGCCATCGAGGAGGTGACTCCGGTGGTTCCGGGGCCTGCTACGTCGGAAGACGCGATGCCCGCTCCCCAGTGGGTACCAGTGAGGAGGAGGGGCGCTGTGTCACCAGCGACGTCCGTGGAgtcgatgtcgacgtcggccgcgtccctggctagcggggacgagACGTTCCGGGACCTCGACCTTGCACTGGTCAATTTGGGCAAGCTGCTGTCGACTgtggctgccaagggcgccgagccaggcagcagctACCGGAAACGGCTCCGGGAGGCAGCCGCTATGGTGAGAACAAGGCTGATCCCCACCATGTCCAAGCTTTATGACTTGGTAGAGAGCCGAGAGGTGGAGAGCAAAGATCTTGTCGCTCATTGTGACTCCAGAGAGAGTCGCATCTCGGGAGATACCCCGGCCTTGCGGGGAGGGACTCCCCTGTTGCCGAGGCCGCCGCTGGCTCGCTCTGGCCCCCCCGCGGGGGCGATGGATATTGACGTGCACTTGCGGTCCGCTGTGAGTGTGACGGCGCAAATGCCAGAGCCCAATCGTGTGGCCCCTGTCCCGCTAGCGCATAGCCCCGCGCTCTCTCGCCCTCCACGTAGGGTCGAGTTAAGGCCTGCGCCGCCTCCGCGGATATCGGCCGCCCCTGCGTCTACACGGAGAGGAAGGCTAAGCCCTGCGCCAGCGCGGGCTGAAgacatccgttcgccactggcgaggatggtgGATGAGTGGCCGGCGCTACCGCCGCCTCTTTCGCCCTCGCGTGCTGCGGGGTTGCAGGCTCGCGGGCCACACAACACGGCTGCTGGGATGGTAGAGGTGGACTCCCTCCCAAGCAGAGAGGAAATGGTGGCCTGTAtctcgcgggcggtggcggttgaGGTCGGCAAACACTTTGCCGGCCTCGAGGAGATGCTCCGTTCCTCGATTGGTTCCGGAGACTGCATCCCGGCGCCAACAGCTGCAGCCACCCCGCGGAGCCAGGCCGCCCGGCCGACCTCTATCCCCACTCCATCCGCGAGGTTGGCACGGCGTAGAGGCCGGGACCAAAACAACAAGGGTACGGGTGCCCAGAATCCTGCCCCAAAATCCCAACCCCGTCCCCTTCCTGCTCCCCCgtcaagcatggacgagggctggacggaagtggtgaagcggggcaAGAAAGCAAGGCAGCAGACAGCGGCTCTGGCAGCTCCCAGAGGGGGTCGAGCGCCGACCGCTGCAGCACGAAGCACAGAGCTGGCGGCCGTAGCTGCTCCTCGTGAGAATCGAGCACTGGCAGCCAGGAAGAAGAATG